One segment of Deltaproteobacteria bacterium DNA contains the following:
- a CDS encoding VOC family protein: MIKPTALKRGHYECKSLDDTLPVLTDLLAFDVVRQGDGQAAVKHPNTDWELVVHEGAPEAVDKPHLHHYGVRVETLEEVNAAYDYLQSQKERYKLMRVSRPHENHFAHSVYFREPGGNDWEIEYYDHEAVVRGQRNAINPWGEKKLTEERFPGRGYLPQALSHGTRECDDKAVSAKFYSDVLGLEILGGGRMSVYIKHFDTPWYVVVLPGRKRHYVSSLNRFTLEVESEQEVVDAHRAFRTSGKDMGIGEVRDLQEDDGEVSFVFSDLDQNWWDICATR; this comes from the coding sequence ATGATCAAGCCAACCGCACTCAAGCGCGGCCACTACGAATGCAAGTCCCTGGACGATACGTTGCCGGTGCTCACGGATCTCTTGGCGTTCGACGTCGTGCGGCAGGGAGACGGTCAGGCGGCGGTGAAGCATCCCAATACGGACTGGGAACTCGTCGTCCACGAAGGAGCGCCGGAGGCGGTGGACAAGCCTCACCTGCACCACTACGGCGTGCGGGTGGAGACCCTTGAGGAAGTCAACGCGGCCTACGACTACCTCCAGTCGCAGAAGGAACGCTACAAGCTCATGCGCGTCAGCCGCCCGCACGAGAACCACTTTGCCCACTCGGTCTATTTCCGCGAGCCCGGCGGCAACGACTGGGAGATCGAGTACTACGACCACGAGGCGGTGGTGCGCGGCCAGCGCAACGCCATCAACCCGTGGGGCGAGAAGAAGTTGACCGAGGAACGCTTTCCCGGGCGCGGCTACCTGCCCCAGGCGCTGAGCCACGGCACCCGTGAATGCGACGACAAGGCGGTCAGCGCGAAGTTCTACAGCGACGTGCTGGGCCTGGAGATTCTCGGCGGCGGGAGAATGTCGGTGTACATCAAGCACTTCGACACGCCCTGGTACGTGGTGGTGCTGCCGGGCCGGAAGCGTCATTACGTGTCGTCGTTGAACCGGTTCACGTTGGAGGTGGAGAGCGAGCAGGAGGTGGTGGACGCGCACCGGGCGTTCCGCACGTCCGGCAAGGACATGGGCATCGGCGAGGTGCGCGATCTCCAGGAGGACGACGGCGAGGTGTCGTTCGTGTTCAGCGACCTGGACCAGAACTGGTGGGACATCTGCGCCACGCGGTAG
- a CDS encoding alpha/beta hydrolase domain-containing protein, with protein sequence MLRQFIASRALPFADGHEFGSAGPYEVVAAQVHGEVTPDDPRNACIINLAKAPRNDRGAVEYTCNVHILRPKHMAQGNRRVLYEAPNRGSKRALMFLNDAPECNNPMTLEHAGNGFLMRHGFTWVTSGWQGDLVPWKEGMVLDVPVATDDGQPIQRQVRTEICVKRPGVRSQPLSGDPRVRSYPAANLDTSGAELTVRMRSYGEREPVPPGDWAFAVETQADGDGPANVTPSAAHLHLPGGFIPGAIYELVYTARDPLVLGLGFAAVRDLISFLRYGKEDSDGNPNPLSDGGGVERAYACGRSQSGRFLRDLVYHGFNEDEGGRKVFDAIAPHAGGGGRMFLNYEFARPVTSCQQHSNQQEPELFPFAYSVMEDPQSGRRDGILKRPATDPLVLHTNTSTEYWQKRGALAHTDGRGNDVSPPDGVRIYLMASAQHNALHGARAKKAKTQNLTNPLDIGPVLRALIVAMDRWATDGTEPPPSRIPRTEDGTHVTPESLRTGFPAIPGAPCTGLHNRQLFLDYGEGVTHGVIDARPKAAPDGAGYTILVPAVDADGNDVAGIRLPAIGVPLATHTGWNLQSEELAEGELADLLGSCIPFPETRAEREAGGDPRLSLEERYGNVDAYVDRVREQIAALVEAGYMLAEDAEGLLADSRQAYVEAVKSG encoded by the coding sequence ATGCTTCGCCAATTCATTGCCAGTCGTGCGCTGCCTTTCGCCGACGGCCACGAGTTCGGTTCCGCCGGCCCCTACGAGGTCGTCGCGGCCCAGGTCCACGGTGAGGTGACGCCGGACGATCCCCGCAATGCCTGCATCATCAACCTTGCCAAGGCGCCGCGCAATGACCGCGGCGCGGTGGAGTACACCTGCAACGTCCACATCCTGCGGCCGAAGCACATGGCGCAGGGGAACCGCCGAGTGCTCTACGAAGCACCCAACCGGGGCAGCAAACGCGCCTTGATGTTCCTGAACGACGCGCCGGAGTGCAATAACCCCATGACCTTGGAACACGCCGGCAACGGGTTCCTGATGCGTCACGGCTTTACCTGGGTCACGTCCGGCTGGCAGGGAGACCTCGTGCCGTGGAAGGAGGGCATGGTCCTGGACGTCCCGGTGGCCACGGACGACGGGCAGCCGATTCAGCGGCAGGTACGGACCGAGATCTGCGTGAAGCGTCCCGGCGTCCGTTCCCAGCCCTTGAGCGGTGATCCGCGCGTCCGCAGCTACCCCGCCGCCAACCTGGACACTTCCGGAGCGGAGTTGACGGTGAGAATGCGCTCCTACGGCGAGCGGGAACCGGTTCCGCCCGGGGACTGGGCGTTTGCCGTGGAGACCCAGGCCGACGGCGACGGACCGGCGAACGTCACGCCGAGCGCGGCCCACCTTCATCTGCCGGGCGGATTCATCCCGGGGGCCATCTACGAACTGGTGTACACGGCGCGGGATCCCTTGGTGCTCGGCCTGGGATTCGCCGCGGTGCGCGATCTGATCTCGTTCCTGCGCTACGGGAAGGAAGACAGCGACGGCAACCCCAACCCCCTGTCGGACGGTGGCGGGGTCGAGAGGGCCTATGCGTGCGGGCGGTCCCAGAGCGGAAGGTTCCTGCGGGACCTGGTCTACCACGGCTTCAACGAGGACGAGGGCGGCCGGAAGGTGTTCGACGCCATCGCGCCCCACGCCGGCGGCGGCGGCCGCATGTTCCTCAACTACGAGTTCGCGCGCCCGGTCACCTCGTGCCAGCAGCACTCCAACCAACAGGAGCCCGAACTGTTCCCCTTCGCCTACAGCGTCATGGAGGATCCGCAGAGCGGCCGCCGGGACGGCATTCTCAAGCGGCCGGCCACCGATCCCCTGGTGCTGCACACCAATACCTCCACCGAATACTGGCAGAAGCGCGGCGCGCTCGCCCATACCGACGGACGCGGGAACGACGTGTCTCCACCCGACGGCGTGCGCATCTATCTCATGGCCAGCGCGCAGCACAACGCCCTTCACGGCGCCCGGGCGAAGAAGGCCAAGACCCAAAACCTGACCAACCCCCTGGACATCGGTCCGGTCCTGCGCGCGCTCATCGTCGCCATGGACCGCTGGGCCACCGACGGCACGGAGCCGCCCCCGAGCCGGATTCCGCGAACGGAGGACGGCACCCACGTCACGCCCGAGAGCCTGCGCACCGGCTTCCCCGCCATTCCCGGGGCGCCCTGCACCGGACTCCACAACCGCCAGCTCTTCCTGGACTACGGCGAGGGCGTCACCCACGGCGTCATCGACGCCCGCCCCAAGGCCGCGCCGGACGGCGCCGGCTACACCATCCTCGTGCCCGCGGTGGACGCCGACGGCAACGACGTCGCCGGGATCCGCCTCCCCGCGATCGGCGTCCCCTTGGCTACACACACGGGATGGAACCTGCAGTCCGAGGAGCTGGCGGAAGGCGAGCTGGCCGACTTGCTTGGTTCCTGCATCCCCTTCCCCGAGACTCGCGCCGAACGCGAAGCCGGCGGTGACCCACGGCTTTCCCTGGAGGAGCGGTACGGGAACGTGGACGCCTACGTCGACCGGGTACGCGAGCAGATCGCCGCTCTGGTGGAGGCGGGTTACATGCTGGCGGAGGACGCCGAGGGGCTGCTGGCGGACTCCCGGCAGGCGTACGTGGAGGCCGTGAAGTCAGGCTGA